The Alkalinema sp. FACHB-956 genome contains a region encoding:
- the dnaX gene encoding DNA polymerase III subunit gamma/tau gives MTTNALHQKYRPKILAELVGQPYVQTALTNAINRMHIAPAYLFTGSRGTGKTSTARIFAKSLNCLSFDGPTDEPCGTCQSCRSIETSNSLDVSEIDAASNNGVDDARALIERSSLAPVQGRYRIFILDECHQLTTQSQNALLKCIEEPPPHVVFILCTTEVHKVLPTIVSRCQVFHFRALSPQTIAQHLQDVAAAEAIAVEDEALMAIARFAEGGLRDALQLLGQVSLLGEAVTANHVIEMTGGVTATDLLTVLEAIATNDTFQLLQSARTLVDSGKTPKLILSSLLQTYRDLLILKSAPKATDLLTSPVNHSQLKAIATQWDFDAINQSLAQLQRAESYLRNTTNAAVWLETCLLNLMPMLRSIPFSSPDVKQVVGKNGHSRKAISETASLTAVHKPTDLAALWQKVVASAKPGTQKLLAQARLTKLQGTKAILEVAPASFAKFEANQQAIARMLQRVTRSPKPMTVLIRTLTATKNGRSA, from the coding sequence ATGACGACCAACGCCTTACACCAAAAATATCGCCCTAAAATCCTGGCAGAACTGGTTGGACAACCCTACGTCCAAACCGCTTTGACCAATGCCATCAACCGGATGCACATAGCTCCGGCGTATCTCTTCACAGGTTCTAGAGGAACTGGCAAAACCTCTACTGCGCGTATCTTTGCCAAGTCTCTCAATTGTCTGAGCTTTGACGGACCTACCGATGAACCTTGCGGCACTTGCCAATCCTGCCGATCAATTGAAACCAGCAATAGCCTGGATGTAAGTGAGATTGATGCAGCTTCTAACAATGGGGTGGATGATGCCCGTGCCTTGATTGAACGCAGCAGCCTTGCACCCGTGCAGGGACGCTACCGAATTTTTATTCTGGATGAATGCCATCAATTAACTACCCAGTCCCAAAACGCCCTGCTGAAGTGTATTGAGGAGCCACCACCTCATGTAGTCTTCATTCTTTGTACGACGGAAGTGCATAAAGTATTGCCGACGATTGTGAGTCGTTGTCAGGTGTTTCACTTTCGGGCGCTGTCGCCCCAGACGATCGCACAGCACCTTCAGGACGTTGCCGCTGCCGAAGCGATCGCTGTCGAGGATGAGGCTTTAATGGCGATCGCCCGATTTGCAGAAGGAGGCTTACGGGATGCCCTTCAGCTTTTGGGTCAGGTTAGCCTGCTAGGTGAAGCGGTTACAGCGAATCATGTGATCGAAATGACGGGTGGCGTTACGGCGACAGACCTGCTGACAGTGCTGGAGGCGATCGCCACGAACGATACGTTTCAACTCCTTCAATCAGCTCGAACACTGGTCGATTCTGGCAAAACACCCAAACTGATTCTCAGCAGCTTGCTCCAAACCTACCGAGATCTGTTAATTCTTAAATCGGCTCCCAAAGCAACAGACTTGCTTACTAGCCCTGTCAACCATAGCCAATTAAAGGCGATCGCTACTCAGTGGGATTTTGATGCAATCAATCAATCTCTGGCCCAATTACAAAGAGCAGAGAGCTATCTTCGTAACACAACCAACGCGGCTGTCTGGCTAGAGACGTGTCTGCTGAACTTGATGCCGATGTTGAGATCGATTCCCTTTAGCTCTCCAGATGTGAAGCAGGTAGTGGGCAAAAATGGGCATAGCCGTAAAGCAATCTCTGAGACAGCTTCGTTAACCGCAGTTCACAAGCCTACTGATTTAGCAGCTCTCTGGCAAAAAGTTGTAGCCTCGGCTAAACCAGGAACTCAAAAGTTGTTGGCTCAGGCACGCCTGACCAAGCTACAAGGAACGAAGGCAATTCTGGAAGTTGCCCCTGCATCGTTTGCGAAGTTTGAAGCGAATCAGCAGGCGATCGCTCGAATGCTTCAGCGAGTTACTCGTAGCCCGAAGCCGATGACCGTATTGATCAGAACGCTCACAGCTACTAAGAATGGGAGATCTGCATGA
- a CDS encoding GNAT family N-acetyltransferase: MLNLLIPLSRIIQLLQVQDQQIVDAILTEVTDKHLEDAKTLWEPILEGSGQDDEYWNWVGKSRRSKLLPGDELYAIECEGITQGLMMLDVLKKRCLIESQLRRRLVYISALATAPWNRPVITNPPTYKGVGGNLVDFAVARSHELGYQGRIGLHALPGALGFYRKLRVGLLNCGPDPEEPDNLVYFETLRIDDP, encoded by the coding sequence TTGTTAAATCTTCTTATTCCGTTGAGCCGCATCATTCAGCTACTGCAAGTTCAAGATCAACAGATCGTTGATGCCATCCTGACCGAGGTGACTGACAAGCACCTTGAGGATGCCAAGACGCTTTGGGAGCCGATCTTGGAAGGAAGCGGTCAAGACGATGAGTATTGGAACTGGGTCGGCAAGAGCCGTCGATCGAAGTTGCTCCCAGGAGATGAGTTATACGCGATCGAGTGCGAGGGGATCACCCAAGGGCTGATGATGCTCGATGTCTTAAAAAAGCGCTGTCTGATTGAATCTCAGTTGCGACGGCGGTTAGTCTACATCAGTGCTTTGGCAACCGCCCCTTGGAACCGACCTGTCATCACAAACCCTCCGACCTACAAAGGCGTTGGGGGTAATCTGGTGGATTTCGCAGTCGCCCGCAGCCACGAACTGGGTTATCAAGGCAGAATCGGGTTACATGCCCTCCCAGGTGCGCTAGGATTCTATAGAAAGCTGAGAGTCGGACTGCTCAATTGCGGTCCTGATCCTGAAGAACCCGATAACCTCGTTTACTTCGAGACGCTGAGGATAGACGACCCATGA
- a CDS encoding DEAD/DEAH box helicase encodes MMQTLPASSPAGSFPFQLTEQQRKALDSMWAFLQPAVTAALFLLVGFAGTGKSTIVFQLVKVLVSQGKRVVLTAPTNKAVGVLQRMALENGVTGVDFFTIHQLLGLGMVSRGNDKVLAPTGTSYIGLFDVVFIDECSMIGEQLWHWIEEASKRTSTWHPLKIILMGDPAQLNPVNEGRSPAFNITNKAVLTQVVRQGTDSPLLEFITACRYAVTKSKAPFEPFAKYLPDKSNGSLLVKRRSLLKYAFKKISDEFTQNPDCFRILSWTNAQVDYYNQQIRNYLYGRAAARFIPGERLITRDPVLAPDGKTIILSTSTELTVQEFSEDRYSNYKAWRLKVATDDGVARQIYALHEDEQNRFDIEARRLMAIAKRNPFLWRDYYHHLEQFANVRNCFAITVHNSQGSTFLECGVDGQDLSKRLNPERGDTAKDLLAKVREHNRLWYVGASRARRRILVVP; translated from the coding sequence ATGATGCAAACCCTTCCTGCTTCCTCCCCGGCTGGCTCTTTCCCCTTTCAACTGACTGAGCAACAGCGTAAAGCCCTGGATTCAATGTGGGCGTTCCTGCAACCGGCTGTTACGGCTGCCCTGTTTCTTTTAGTTGGCTTTGCTGGTACAGGAAAATCAACGATCGTTTTTCAGTTGGTGAAAGTGCTAGTCAGCCAAGGGAAACGAGTTGTTCTGACCGCACCTACCAATAAGGCTGTTGGTGTGTTGCAACGTATGGCGCTAGAAAACGGGGTGACTGGCGTAGACTTCTTCACGATTCATCAATTGCTGGGACTGGGCATGGTTTCCAGAGGTAACGACAAAGTGTTGGCACCAACCGGAACGTCATATATTGGATTGTTCGATGTCGTATTCATTGACGAGTGTTCCATGATTGGAGAGCAACTCTGGCACTGGATTGAGGAAGCGTCCAAAAGAACATCAACGTGGCACCCGCTGAAAATAATTCTAATGGGCGATCCGGCTCAGCTTAACCCGGTAAATGAAGGGCGATCGCCAGCTTTCAACATCACCAATAAAGCTGTGTTGACTCAGGTGGTACGCCAGGGCACTGACAGTCCGCTGTTGGAATTCATCACCGCTTGCCGTTATGCAGTGACAAAGAGCAAAGCGCCCTTTGAGCCATTTGCAAAGTATCTACCAGATAAGAGTAACGGCTCGTTGCTGGTAAAGCGGCGATCGCTCCTCAAATATGCCTTCAAGAAAATCTCTGACGAGTTTACCCAGAACCCTGATTGCTTCAGAATTCTAAGCTGGACAAATGCTCAAGTGGATTACTACAACCAGCAGATTCGCAATTATCTGTATGGCAGGGCTGCCGCTCGGTTTATTCCAGGTGAACGCTTGATCACGCGCGATCCAGTTTTGGCACCGGATGGCAAAACGATTATCCTTTCCACTTCAACTGAACTCACGGTTCAGGAGTTTTCAGAAGATCGCTACAGTAATTACAAAGCCTGGAGGTTAAAGGTTGCAACGGATGATGGTGTTGCACGTCAAATTTATGCGCTGCATGAAGATGAGCAGAACCGATTTGATATAGAAGCTCGTCGGCTGATGGCGATCGCCAAACGTAATCCATTCCTATGGCGCGATTATTATCACCATTTAGAACAGTTTGCCAACGTGCGAAATTGCTTTGCCATTACGGTTCATAATAGCCAGGGGAGTACGTTTCTAGAATGTGGTGTTGATGGACAGGATTTAAGCAAACGGCTTAACCCTGAGCGAGGTGATACGGCAAAAGACCTGCTGGCAAAGGTGAGGGAGCACAATCGCTTATGGTATGTCGGAGCCAGCCGTGCCCGTCGGCGGATTCTAGTTGTGCCATAA
- the holA gene encoding DNA polymerase III subunit delta → MIILLVGDDQFAIRQKLEHYRAELDPQWLELCYHRFPASALEQAMSAARTPSLSGGKRLVVVEDCNLKQWGDAQVESLQQLAQIPDATTIVFLATNVDKRLKIYKHLIKYGQCFELSLIPPWRTDLIAEAIATQAKQMKLRLPKDVVEYLAEAIGNDITRAASELRKLAIYTNGQPVCLAEVQSLIPCQTQSNLQLAEAVRNGESEAVVRLIDELLARSEPMLVMVATLLTQFRTWLWVKSALASGIQNNTEIAQLCNVGNPNRLYYLRQEVATMTLRTLIQAVTKLVDLEMSIKQGAVQANAIMTSLLAIARLFQPIHSK, encoded by the coding sequence ATGATTATTCTATTGGTTGGAGATGATCAATTTGCCATTCGACAAAAACTAGAGCACTACAGAGCAGAACTTGACCCGCAGTGGTTAGAGCTTTGCTATCATCGCTTTCCCGCCAGTGCTTTGGAACAGGCAATGAGTGCGGCACGAACACCCTCGCTCAGTGGTGGTAAACGGCTTGTGGTCGTAGAAGACTGCAATCTTAAGCAATGGGGTGATGCCCAGGTAGAAAGTTTGCAGCAACTTGCTCAGATACCGGATGCCACAACGATTGTCTTTCTGGCAACGAATGTGGACAAGCGCCTGAAAATCTACAAGCATTTGATCAAGTACGGTCAATGTTTCGAGCTTTCATTAATTCCACCCTGGCGTACAGATTTGATCGCAGAGGCAATCGCCACTCAAGCAAAGCAGATGAAACTACGACTGCCCAAAGATGTCGTTGAATATCTGGCAGAGGCGATCGGTAATGACATAACCCGTGCTGCTTCAGAACTCCGCAAGCTGGCAATCTATACAAATGGTCAGCCCGTGTGTCTTGCGGAAGTACAAAGCCTGATTCCTTGCCAGACTCAAAGCAATTTGCAATTAGCGGAGGCGGTTCGCAACGGGGAAAGTGAAGCAGTCGTGCGTCTGATCGATGAGTTGCTGGCTCGCTCTGAGCCAATGCTGGTGATGGTTGCGACTCTACTGACCCAGTTTAGAACCTGGCTATGGGTTAAAAGTGCGCTTGCGAGTGGTATCCAGAACAACACTGAAATTGCTCAATTGTGCAACGTGGGAAATCCGAATCGGCTTTACTATTTGCGGCAAGAGGTCGCAACCATGACCCTCAGAACCTTGATTCAGGCAGTAACCAAATTGGTGGATTTGGAAATGTCGATTAAGCAAGGTGCTGTCCAGGCAAACGCCATCATGACATCTCTGCTGGCGATCGCGCGGTTGTTCCAACCGATTCATTCCAAGTGA
- the dnaN gene encoding DNA polymerase III subunit beta, producing MTQALQRSRDKAAKQKKQTEQPTSEATIAQRVPETLASLEQPADPSEASEAEATVDEPENSENSAEPEVSAEPVPKKSSRKRAARSQPKDTSAMEPGMQVICSQSQFHDALAIASCAAPAKPSHPVLANVLIVADANAQQVHLTVTDLSMTMQASFEAQVLLGSEITVPVEMLSGMVKQFPTGNITLNSQAQVTKPAAEEEQAIKTCSITLADTNGKYEIRGIPAEDFPPIATLKAAPVSLPTNVLREGLKGVLYAISTDETKRILTGVYIQIGQNALKFIATDGHRVAIAELSTEGISRKRRKRSGADEPTQFPISGKALKELIRNLADSVDSIQLLYDAEATRASFAWQDIILSCQCIEGQYPDCEQLLARYSFDREVVLEKSGLLKALERLSVLTDKKERGIQFRFDGATQQIHLSIEREFGKGDETISAHIPTDMTLEIQFNLKYLGEAVKAIPSSAIKMHLKQPDYPVMLVPAGDFNNPELEMEMRHFLFPLYKQPE from the coding sequence ATGACTCAAGCATTACAACGATCGAGGGACAAGGCTGCAAAGCAAAAAAAGCAGACTGAGCAACCGACTTCTGAAGCTACGATCGCCCAGCGGGTCCCTGAGACACTCGCTTCTTTAGAGCAACCAGCCGACCCATCAGAGGCGAGTGAAGCGGAAGCAACAGTCGATGAGCCTGAAAATTCTGAAAATTCTGCTGAGCCTGAAGTATCGGCAGAGCCTGTGCCCAAGAAGTCATCGAGAAAACGGGCAGCTAGATCGCAGCCAAAGGACACATCTGCAATGGAACCAGGGATGCAGGTGATTTGTTCGCAGAGTCAGTTTCATGATGCGCTGGCGATCGCAAGCTGTGCTGCCCCAGCAAAACCTAGCCATCCAGTGCTGGCAAATGTGTTGATAGTGGCAGATGCGAACGCTCAACAGGTTCATCTGACTGTAACTGACTTATCAATGACGATGCAGGCAAGCTTTGAGGCACAGGTACTTTTGGGCAGTGAGATTACGGTACCCGTTGAGATGCTCTCAGGTATGGTCAAACAGTTTCCAACAGGCAACATTACGCTCAACAGTCAGGCACAGGTCACAAAGCCAGCGGCAGAAGAGGAGCAGGCAATTAAAACTTGCTCAATTACGCTGGCTGATACCAACGGGAAGTATGAGATTCGAGGGATTCCGGCTGAGGACTTTCCGCCCATTGCAACACTCAAAGCAGCTCCAGTTTCCCTACCGACCAATGTGTTGAGAGAAGGACTGAAAGGGGTGCTGTATGCGATTAGCACAGATGAAACCAAGCGTATTTTGACAGGCGTTTATATTCAGATTGGGCAAAATGCCCTGAAATTCATTGCAACAGATGGACATCGAGTGGCGATCGCAGAGTTGTCAACAGAAGGCATTAGCAGAAAGCGGCGCAAGCGATCGGGAGCCGATGAACCTACTCAGTTTCCGATTTCCGGCAAAGCACTAAAGGAACTGATTCGTAACCTAGCGGATTCGGTTGACTCGATTCAACTGCTGTACGATGCGGAAGCAACCCGCGCTAGTTTTGCATGGCAAGATATTATTTTGAGCTGCCAGTGCATTGAAGGGCAATACCCGGACTGTGAGCAGTTGTTGGCACGCTACAGCTTTGATCGGGAAGTGGTGCTGGAGAAATCAGGATTGCTCAAGGCATTGGAGCGGCTGTCGGTGCTGACTGACAAAAAGGAGAGAGGGATTCAGTTTCGATTTGATGGAGCGACCCAACAAATTCACCTTTCGATCGAACGAGAATTTGGCAAGGGTGATGAAACAATCAGTGCTCATATCCCTACAGATATGACATTGGAAATCCAATTCAACCTTAAATATCTGGGAGAAGCGGTTAAAGCGATTCCCAGTTCTGCGATCAAGATGCATTTGAAGCAACCGGATTACCCGGTAATGTTGGTTCCTGCTGGAGATTTCAACAATCCAGAGCTAGAGATGGAAATGCGCCACTTTCTCTTTCCTCTCTATAAGCAGCCGGAATAA
- a CDS encoding ribbon-helix-helix protein, CopG family, translated as MIALTPTGVEKLDELAAAFSLSRSEFIERIARGMLSVQGIE; from the coding sequence ATGATTGCACTCACTCCCACAGGAGTTGAAAAGCTGGATGAGTTAGCCGCTGCATTCTCTCTGTCTCGTTCCGAATTCATCGAGCGCATTGCTCGGGGAATGCTTTCCGTGCAAGGAATCGAGTAA
- a CDS encoding helix-turn-helix transcriptional regulator — translation MMQPTPSDREDSAPLLEASTQLELTEVEVLPAQSTRTKIRKPRNLPRTEPPLFTTKSMEMIASGAPVISATQAFLKPPDWSEYGQERLYFQKHFGKGRYIEFYVLNKQKHQAESISTQAEREILEQYGVMAARLHAVFATYASLQSEPWKEPFHLLGTDLIKTLKVHNSNKFTKSQKLKAVADLAWVVGTLGAVIHWFEGDMDLCVRERSLLWIVSVQEYTQPNVDGESEELHEVVIRVQPGLWTHSFLNREGAQQRKALYQYGLIPKEVFDIDPHRRKMATSMALYLIQNSRSRPNGVYTVESLLESVLPSSDIEKALSDRRYGWKLKESVDNALLTLKDNLKIDIDFDDETYPLWLRPVWSLPDEIADLPTKERNQQLLGAKWLPDSYISKHWFPAKLTFRLPVQIQECLDELETRRTEKTSRASAVASTTRNKSNSKVKGTTAKALLPAAELDGKTVKAARQAKGWTQAQLATTIGKSVSWVKLVESDRRRAVDEDQSLLRQVLGIQ, via the coding sequence ATGATGCAACCCACACCCAGCGATCGCGAGGACAGCGCTCCCCTCCTCGAAGCCTCCACCCAGTTAGAATTAACTGAGGTAGAAGTTCTGCCCGCTCAGTCCACCCGGACTAAAATCCGCAAACCGCGCAACCTGCCTCGAACGGAACCACCGCTATTCACCACCAAGTCAATGGAGATGATTGCTAGTGGAGCACCTGTCATCAGTGCGACGCAGGCTTTTCTAAAGCCGCCAGATTGGAGCGAGTATGGGCAGGAGCGCCTTTACTTCCAAAAACACTTTGGCAAAGGACGCTACATCGAGTTCTACGTCCTAAACAAGCAGAAGCACCAGGCAGAGTCTATTTCTACGCAGGCAGAGCGTGAAATCCTGGAGCAGTACGGGGTAATGGCAGCTCGCCTCCATGCTGTCTTTGCTACCTATGCTTCATTGCAGTCTGAACCCTGGAAAGAGCCGTTTCATCTGCTCGGTACCGACCTGATCAAAACACTCAAGGTTCACAATAGCAACAAGTTCACCAAGTCACAGAAGCTCAAGGCAGTCGCTGACCTGGCGTGGGTTGTGGGAACTTTGGGTGCGGTCATCCACTGGTTTGAAGGCGACATGGATCTCTGCGTGCGGGAGCGAAGCTTGCTCTGGATCGTCAGCGTCCAGGAATACACCCAACCCAATGTCGATGGGGAATCCGAGGAACTGCATGAGGTGGTGATCCGAGTGCAACCAGGACTCTGGACCCATAGCTTCTTGAACCGAGAGGGCGCACAACAGCGGAAAGCCCTGTATCAGTATGGACTGATCCCCAAAGAAGTCTTTGATATCGATCCCCACCGGCGCAAAATGGCGACCAGCATGGCGCTGTATTTGATTCAGAATAGCCGTTCCCGCCCGAATGGAGTTTATACCGTTGAAAGTCTGCTGGAAAGTGTTTTGCCCAGCAGTGACATTGAGAAAGCATTGTCTGACCGCCGCTATGGGTGGAAATTAAAGGAATCGGTGGACAATGCCCTGCTCACCCTCAAAGACAATCTCAAGATTGATATCGACTTCGATGATGAAACCTATCCCCTCTGGCTAAGGCCGGTCTGGAGCCTACCCGATGAAATCGCAGACCTGCCAACAAAAGAGCGAAACCAGCAACTTTTAGGGGCAAAGTGGCTACCGGATAGCTACATTTCCAAGCATTGGTTCCCGGCAAAACTCACCTTCCGGCTACCCGTGCAGATTCAAGAGTGTTTGGATGAACTTGAAACCAGACGAACAGAAAAGACCAGCCGAGCCTCCGCTGTCGCCAGTACTACGCGGAACAAGTCTAACAGCAAAGTCAAGGGCACTACAGCTAAAGCACTACTGCCTGCGGCTGAACTGGATGGAAAGACAGTGAAAGCTGCCCGTCAAGCAAAAGGATGGACTCAAGCCCAGCTTGCTACCACGATCGGTAAGAGTGTCAGTTGGGTAAAGCTGGTCGAGAGCGATCGCCGTCGCGCCGTCGATGAGGATCAAAGCTTGCTACGTCAGGTTCTTGGCATCCAGTAA
- the lexA gene encoding transcriptional repressor LexA translates to MMRLNGIRRFNNGSHHKALELGICSSSKILAPKFLLACLKLRTIVLLNQLSYFYQMQRPSPHLRLLEYLEAYSQLHGYSPVIDEMMVAMEKPRGAIQNSLRYLEREGYIERRYGKARAIRILKSNRGGIPIWGTIAAGYLSEVFTDSQDMLPISGPKLKPGDFALQVAGDSMIGDHIPDGSFVIMRPVSDLTALKAGEIVAAWVEGRGTTLKHFYREGKHISLIASNPNYPPITVDAEECRVEVQGVLLWVLREWSDL, encoded by the coding sequence ATGATGCGGCTCAACGGAATAAGAAGATTTAACAACGGCTCCCATCATAAGGCTTTGGAGCTTGGGATTTGCTCATCATCAAAAATCCTAGCGCCTAAATTTTTACTAGCTTGCCTAAAATTAAGAACAATTGTACTATTAAACCAACTTAGCTATTTCTATCAAATGCAGCGCCCGTCTCCCCACCTAAGGCTCCTTGAATACTTGGAAGCTTACAGTCAGCTTCACGGTTATTCTCCTGTCATTGATGAAATGATGGTGGCAATGGAGAAGCCGCGCGGTGCAATCCAAAACAGTCTCAGGTATTTGGAACGAGAGGGCTACATTGAACGGCGATATGGAAAAGCCCGTGCTATCCGAATTCTTAAATCAAACCGAGGTGGCATTCCGATTTGGGGAACGATCGCCGCAGGCTATCTTAGTGAAGTATTCACCGATAGTCAGGATATGCTGCCAATTTCCGGTCCAAAGCTAAAACCTGGAGATTTTGCACTCCAAGTCGCTGGAGACAGTATGATTGGCGATCACATTCCGGATGGTTCATTTGTGATTATGCGTCCTGTCTCTGATCTTACTGCATTGAAGGCTGGAGAGATTGTGGCAGCGTGGGTAGAAGGTAGGGGTACAACGTTAAAGCACTTTTATCGTGAAGGCAAGCACATTTCGCTGATTGCATCTAATCCTAACTACCCGCCGATTACAGTTGATGCAGAAGAATGCCGAGTAGAGGTGCAAGGTGTCTTGTTATGGGTTTTGCGAGAGTGGAGCGATCTTTAA